Part of the Flagellimonas eckloniae genome, CCCTGGTGGAGGTTATGCTATATTGGCAATTGACAAGGAAGGATACGAGGTTGCCGAATGGTTGGCCGAATTAGGATATACAGCATTTGTTCTATCCTATCGTGTTCCAAATAATGAAAAGGGTGCCTTGAACGATATTCAAAGAGCCATACGAATTGTACGTGCTAACTCCGAAAAATATCATATTGGTCGGGAAAAGATAGGGGTCATCGGTTTTTCCGCAGGAGGAAACTTATGTGCAAGAGCTTCTACCAATTACACCAAGAACTCTTACGACAAAATAGATGAAATTGACAATGAGTCCCCCAAACCAGATTTTTCAATGCTCATCTATCCTGCCTATTTAGATTTAGGCGAGAACAAGAGTATCTCCCCAGAATTAAACTTGAATATTGATACCCCACCATTTTTTATATTCGGAACAATTGATGATCGTCATGGAAACAGCGCGCTCGTAATGACAAAGGCCCTTCGGGACCATAAAAAATCGGTGGAACTGCATATGCTACCAAATGGTGGTCATGGATACGGATTGCGCAAAGGAAATCTTGCCGCTGAAACATGGCCCGTTATGGCCCAAAAATGGATGCAAAGAACAATCAACATAAATTAATCTAATATGAAAACCAAATACATTTTTTCTGCTTTGGGAGTAATCTTTTTAGCATGTACAGCACTTAAAACTGAATCCGTTAACAAATCAATAGAAACCGATTGGGAATTATTACTGGATAAGGATTTGAGCAAATGGGACATATTTATGGGAGTTCCGCATTATTCTGTAGAATTGGAAGGATATGAGAAAGGAAATGGCATGAAAGGTACGCCCATTGGATTGGGTAAAGACCCCTTAAATGTATTTTCCGTAAAAGAAATGGACGGGGAACAGGTACTCCATATCACAGGTCAAATATATGCCGGATTGAGCACTAAATCAGAGTTTGAAAATTATCATTTTAGCACTGAATTCAAATGGGGCACCAAACAATGGGAGCCCCGATTGGAAGACAAAAGGGATAGTGGCATTTTGTACCACTGCCAAGAACCCCATGGTCAGTTTTGGAACGTATGGATGAAAGCTCCAGAAATGCAGGTTCAAGAGAGTGATTGTGGTGATTTTCATCCTTTGGCAGGTGTAGCTATGGACATCAGAGCTTCAAAGGTTGATGAAAATGGAAAAGAATTGTGGGCCTATGACCCAAATGGCGAAATCAAGACCTTTAAAAGTGGCCCAGGCGGTAGATGTAAAAAAAGCATCAATTACGAAAAACCAAATGATGAATGGAACTTATTGGAACTCATTTGTATTGGAGACAAAGCCTACCATATTGTAAATGGTAAAGTAGTTATGGTCTTGGAAAATTCAGTTCAATTTGATGAAGAAGGTACTCCAACTTCCCTGACAAAGGGAAAAATACAAATTCAGTCTGAAGCTGCAGAGGTGTTTTATAAAAACTTAAAAATAGCCAAGGTGGATAAACTTCCTAAGGCCTTTGCAAAGCAACTGAGATAAATACTCGCAAATAATTAGGGCAAGTATACTATAATCTTTTATAAGAGGCCAGGTTTGAATCTGGCCTCTTTATGAATTTATCTTTGTCCCTAGAGCAGCTAAAAAAAACGGGAAATAGTCAGCCGTAAAAAACTATCCTCTCTAAAATTTCCCAGAATCAATTCTTCATCCCCAATAGCGCTAAATATCCTTGCTTCTATCTCAGCCCGCCAATTGGATCCAAAGCGCCTTGATGCTTCCAAGCTAAAAATCTTACTACTGGATTCCAGATCGGCCACCCCCCCAATTAATATAGAGGTATCCTGAATATCGTTAAACGCCAATCTACTCCCGAAGAAAATATCGTTCTGCAAAGCATTTAAAGAAAGTTCATCCCTTTCATCATACAGATATTCGGTTAACAAACCAATATCCAATCCGTTCCCATCAATATTGCTAAAAGTATATTCTAATCCAGCAACAAGTGCCATAAAATCTTGGGCATCGGTATTTCTATAGATACTTTCCAATTTCCACAGAAAAGCGTTGTGTGTTATCTGTACATCCAATCCAGTCTGATGAATTACCGGATAAAATGACTCAATATTTCCAAACTGGTCAAAAATGAAAAGTGGTTCACGCCCAGTACCATAAAAATGTGAAAGACCCACATCAAAAACCCCAAAATAATGCTTCCAGCGAATAGCTACATCTTGTCTCCATTCTTCAGCACCACTTTGATAGCCAATATCATCCGCATCAATAACGGTCCCAAAACGCAATCTTCCCTTCTCCCCTGGAAAAGTTCGCTTTCGATTAAAGGGCAAATAGAAAAAATCAAAAGTTCCGATTTTATTGGTGATGTAACTGTATTGCACCATTGGTTGTCCCAATTTTTCCTCGCCATCAAAGGTTTCAACGGCATCAGTCTGATTTATAATATCCACCAAATGGTTACTTTCTGCAACACCCCAGTATACTTTCTTTAACCCAACGCTAAACTCCCAGTTGTTTTTGGCCTTTTGGTAATACAGTTCACGAATATCCCAATGGGTGCGTTCATCATCACGGTCCACTCTTAAAAACCCTGTAAAATTTATACTTTCATAACCCTCATTCCATGCTACTTCGTATTCTGGGCGTATGGCAAAGGAAGGATAATGATCTAGTTGTCCAGTAAACTGTGCTTCGCTCATAAAATAGCGGTATTCTGCTTCCAATTCGAACTCAAGCTCATGGATGACCTTGGGTTTTTCTTCATTTTGAGCCCGCAGCAAGACTGCCAACATGCAAAATATAACCAAAAAAATATGTGGTCTACTCATTCTTAATCAATTGAAGTGTGGTTGAAAATCAAGGCCGAGGTATGTGCAAGCTTTACACTATCACACCTAAAAGCTAGCAATAGATATACCCCGGCTTTGATATTATATGACAATGTGATGCAGGCTAACTCCCTGCCCTTTTTAATGCTACTTCGGTAAAATCCTCTTCCGCCAATTCCGCACCAAAATTATATTCCCCAAACTTTAATAGGGTTTCTTTATTACTTTGATGGTTGACCATTTTAAATGTCGCAGCTCTCCAAAATTTGTCTTTATACAGCTTGTAATCACTATACGTCAACGTTTTTAACAATGCGTTCTTTCTGTCATAAAATTCAATTTTCTCTAGACGGTATCCCTTGTTCTTGTTATACGTTACAATCCTCCTTGTGTAACCAGATTTAGGGTCTACAGGATCTTGCTCAACGTGTAACAAATCTCCTTCTTCTTTAAGAAATTTATATGCATATTTCTCTATCTCTTGGGAAGACAGATCTTCGTAGGCAAACTCACTTCCCACAAAAGGGCCCGATTTGTTGTTTGATGATATTCTTTTCACCCTTTTAATAGAGGGCAGGTACAGCCATTGATCGTCTGCCCCTATTTTGTGGGTATATGTCAAGGTTGCGGTTCCTTTTACATCTTTTGGGCTTTCAAAAACGATTAAAGATTTGTCACCATCCTCTATCAATTCCAATGTGCGATTGGTTAAAAAACGCTCACTCGTTTGTCCATTCTTATTTTTGAGTGTCATTTTTAAATCCACTATTGAGCTTCCAAATCCTTCATCTGCTTTTTCAGCCGCTTTTGCAATCTGTAACCCCCGTTCTTCATTTGATTGTGCGTTAACACCTGTAATTGCTAGCATTAAAGCTGTTATTGGGGTAAAAAACTTTATTCTT contains:
- a CDS encoding outer membrane lipoprotein-sorting protein — translated: MKRIKFFTPITALMLAITGVNAQSNEERGLQIAKAAEKADEGFGSSIVDLKMTLKNKNGQTSERFLTNRTLELIEDGDKSLIVFESPKDVKGTATLTYTHKIGADDQWLYLPSIKRVKRISSNNKSGPFVGSEFAYEDLSSQEIEKYAYKFLKEEGDLLHVEQDPVDPKSGYTRRIVTYNKNKGYRLEKIEFYDRKNALLKTLTYSDYKLYKDKFWRAATFKMVNHQSNKETLLKFGEYNFGAELAEEDFTEVALKRAGS
- a CDS encoding 3-keto-disaccharide hydrolase, giving the protein MKTKYIFSALGVIFLACTALKTESVNKSIETDWELLLDKDLSKWDIFMGVPHYSVELEGYEKGNGMKGTPIGLGKDPLNVFSVKEMDGEQVLHITGQIYAGLSTKSEFENYHFSTEFKWGTKQWEPRLEDKRDSGILYHCQEPHGQFWNVWMKAPEMQVQESDCGDFHPLAGVAMDIRASKVDENGKELWAYDPNGEIKTFKSGPGGRCKKSINYEKPNDEWNLLELICIGDKAYHIVNGKVVMVLENSVQFDEEGTPTSLTKGKIQIQSEAAEVFYKNLKIAKVDKLPKAFAKQLR
- a CDS encoding alpha/beta hydrolase, with product MKLFLLGFLFSFSQMMSSQSTERIYLWPDAVPNEEEAKHAPKQVDNTSGNVIRITDVTNPELLVYEPKTANNLGTGIIVCPGGGYAILAIDKEGYEVAEWLAELGYTAFVLSYRVPNNEKGALNDIQRAIRIVRANSEKYHIGREKIGVIGFSAGGNLCARASTNYTKNSYDKIDEIDNESPKPDFSMLIYPAYLDLGENKSISPELNLNIDTPPFFIFGTIDDRHGNSALVMTKALRDHKKSVELHMLPNGGHGYGLRKGNLAAETWPVMAQKWMQRTININ